One genomic region from Spirosoma sp. KCTC 42546 encodes:
- a CDS encoding helix-turn-helix domain-containing protein, translating to MTRDQLDNLISQGEHTRLEFKRQLSAADRIARTLAAFANTSGGTILIGVADNGKIVGVSSEFREIEKIEKATDQLVEPALLVSYETITPDGRIVLIINVKESDEKPHYLVDEAGKRTIYIRAKDKSVPTSKLIITPDMATTELLRSPMARTLIQYLRKNDHITADKFAKLINISDYRAGKLLRQLAERGLLMLIDKPRPVRYSLKLTD from the coding sequence ATGACCCGCGATCAACTCGATAATCTTATTTCACAGGGCGAGCACACCCGATTAGAATTTAAACGACAGTTGTCGGCTGCCGACCGTATTGCTCGTACACTAGCTGCTTTTGCGAACACCTCAGGCGGAACAATACTTATTGGTGTTGCTGATAATGGCAAAATTGTAGGCGTTTCGTCGGAGTTTCGGGAAATTGAAAAAATTGAAAAAGCAACAGATCAACTAGTTGAACCTGCACTGCTTGTGAGTTATGAAACAATCACTCCCGATGGACGAATTGTATTGATAATCAACGTTAAGGAAAGCGATGAAAAACCACATTATTTAGTAGATGAAGCAGGAAAGCGCACAATTTATATTCGGGCGAAGGATAAATCCGTACCAACCAGTAAACTCATTATCACGCCGGATATGGCAACAACTGAATTGCTCAGATCGCCAATGGCTCGGACATTGATTCAGTACCTACGTAAGAACGACCACATCACAGCTGATAAATTTGCGAAGCTCATTAATATTTCTGACTACCGGGCAGGTAAACTATTACGCCAATTAGCCGAGCGAGGTTTGCTAATGTTAATTGATAAACCCCGGCCTGTACGTTATTCGCTTAAGCTGACCGACTAA
- a CDS encoding sensor histidine kinase, giving the protein MKRFFRCRPVLQFILFFTLAAISLQAQVIQVDSIVTSEWQRSKSDIGRLKAALSQNMTSSPVADSLLIVARQLAYPPGQVIALCQLAGIRLQQQQTQQAAGLLQEASQLAEQTRDLKESVWMMNQVSRIQRMSSRTSPSFSASFVPVLESLGRAMSVSASMLGRGKGARAFPFEPPTSTSKQMPDRRAFQANPSDFVVQVPNSAFEPLQNRHFRFKTDIVDRLLDTLIHFDKSSPQVVVQLTEQKKRRDSSHELSKAFAKEGDYAKAYQYFLQYSAYKDSLTAETTTRRLASLAYKQNLLKKEAQIKLLTKDRQLREQESNRQRQFVLVLVGCIALLAAFSIILTRNNRAKHLANQQLHEQKEALQQTLVELKTTQDQLIQSEKMASLGELTAGIAHEIQNPLNFVNNFSEVSSELVDELKEGPFQNLPETDKEYADEILGDLTLNLQKITHHGSRASAIVKGMLEHSRTSTGERQPTDLNALCDEYLRLAYHGLRAKDKTFNAELKTDFDPKLGKLTVVQQDLGRVLLNLFNNAFYAVSERKKQQPDNYHPTVKISTKRTANQVTIRISDNGTGIPQAVKDKIFQPFFTTKPSGAGTGLGLSLSYDIITKGHNGSLLVQSQEGEGTAFTIELPIS; this is encoded by the coding sequence ATGAAAAGGTTCTTTCGCTGTAGGCCTGTACTTCAGTTTATTCTGTTTTTCACCTTAGCTGCTATTTCCCTTCAAGCTCAGGTAATTCAAGTTGACAGTATCGTAACCAGCGAATGGCAACGCTCAAAAAGTGACATTGGTCGCCTGAAAGCAGCTTTGAGCCAGAATATGACCTCTAGTCCCGTAGCTGATTCCCTGCTTATAGTAGCTAGACAACTTGCTTACCCCCCCGGACAAGTGATTGCTCTCTGTCAGTTGGCTGGTATTCGCTTGCAGCAACAGCAAACCCAGCAGGCGGCAGGACTTTTGCAGGAAGCCAGCCAACTTGCCGAACAGACCCGCGATTTAAAAGAATCTGTCTGGATGATGAATCAGGTTTCCAGAATTCAGCGAATGAGTAGCCGCACATCGCCTTCGTTTTCCGCGTCATTTGTCCCGGTTCTGGAGTCACTTGGGCGAGCAATGAGTGTAAGTGCATCAATGCTTGGAAGAGGTAAAGGTGCCCGAGCATTCCCGTTTGAACCCCCAACATCAACTAGTAAACAAATGCCTGACAGACGGGCATTCCAGGCCAATCCCTCTGATTTTGTCGTTCAGGTACCAAATTCAGCCTTCGAACCACTCCAAAACCGCCATTTTCGCTTTAAGACCGATATCGTCGACCGTTTGCTCGACACACTGATCCATTTTGATAAAAGTAGCCCGCAGGTTGTAGTCCAGCTTACTGAACAAAAGAAACGTCGTGATTCGAGCCATGAGCTAAGTAAGGCATTTGCCAAAGAGGGCGATTATGCAAAGGCTTATCAGTATTTTTTGCAATACAGTGCCTACAAAGACAGCTTAACCGCTGAAACCACTACCCGCCGACTAGCCTCTCTTGCTTACAAACAAAATCTGCTCAAAAAGGAAGCTCAAATAAAGCTGCTGACAAAAGATCGGCAACTACGTGAACAGGAATCGAACCGGCAACGACAATTTGTGTTAGTCCTGGTGGGTTGTATTGCTTTACTAGCTGCGTTTTCGATTATTCTGACCCGAAACAATCGGGCTAAACATCTGGCAAACCAGCAGTTGCATGAGCAGAAAGAGGCTCTTCAACAAACCCTGGTCGAGTTGAAGACCACCCAGGATCAGCTTATTCAATCGGAGAAGATGGCTTCTCTGGGTGAACTAACGGCGGGGATAGCTCACGAAATTCAGAATCCTCTCAATTTTGTTAACAACTTTTCGGAAGTCAGTTCCGAGTTAGTCGATGAATTGAAAGAAGGCCCTTTTCAAAATTTACCGGAAACCGATAAGGAGTATGCCGATGAGATTTTGGGAGACCTAACGCTGAATCTTCAGAAGATCACCCACCATGGCAGCAGGGCATCTGCCATTGTAAAGGGCATGTTAGAGCACTCCCGCACCTCCACCGGAGAACGCCAACCTACCGATTTGAACGCCCTCTGCGATGAATACCTACGGTTAGCTTACCATGGTTTACGGGCAAAAGACAAAACATTTAATGCTGAGTTGAAAACAGACTTTGACCCTAAATTAGGCAAGTTAACGGTGGTACAGCAGGATTTAGGCCGGGTTCTACTCAATTTGTTCAACAATGCCTTTTATGCCGTTTCGGAACGAAAAAAACAGCAGCCAGACAATTATCATCCAACGGTAAAAATCAGTACAAAACGAACAGCGAATCAAGTTACTATCCGAATCAGCGATAACGGCACAGGGATACCCCAGGCCGTGAAAGACAAGATATTCCAACCTTTTTTCACGACGAAACCATCAGGCGCGGGTACCGGCTTAGGCTTATCGCTTTCCTACGACATCATTACGAAAGGGCACAATGGTTCACTACTTGTCCAGAGCCAGGAAGGAGAAGGTACAGCGTTTACCATAGAGCTGCCAATTTCATAA
- the hemF gene encoding oxygen-dependent coproporphyrinogen oxidase → MITSEQELTKETVTLFFQGLQDRICQSLEEADGTGRFREDSWERPGGGGGRSRILAGGSVIEKGGVGFSAVHGEATEATLRALQLMDRTDSALPTFYATGVSIVLHPRNPMVPIIHMNVRYFEMSTGHNWFGGGIDLTPHYVVDKDARWFHQSLKTVCDRHDPAYYTKFKPWADDYFYIPHRQETRGIGGIFFDYLKPTDTAHKADLFAFVQDVGNAFAPIYTHFMKQNRDLPFGEREKDWQLLRRGRYVEFNLVWDRGTKFGLETNGRTESILMSMPPQANWIYDFRTEAGSQEEKTVRQLQKGINWV, encoded by the coding sequence ATGATAACATCAGAACAAGAATTAACAAAAGAAACAGTTACCCTGTTTTTTCAGGGTTTGCAGGACCGTATTTGCCAGTCTTTAGAAGAAGCCGACGGTACGGGCCGGTTTCGCGAAGATAGCTGGGAGCGGCCGGGCGGGGGTGGCGGGCGTTCACGAATCCTGGCTGGCGGTAGTGTAATTGAAAAAGGTGGTGTCGGATTTTCGGCAGTACATGGTGAGGCTACAGAAGCTACTCTGCGGGCCTTGCAGTTGATGGATCGAACCGATTCAGCCTTACCTACTTTTTATGCTACTGGTGTGTCAATAGTACTGCATCCGCGCAACCCAATGGTGCCCATTATTCACATGAACGTGCGGTATTTTGAGATGAGTACTGGCCATAATTGGTTTGGTGGTGGGATTGACCTGACACCCCACTATGTAGTGGACAAGGACGCTCGCTGGTTTCATCAATCGCTCAAAACGGTTTGCGACCGTCATGACCCGGCGTATTATACTAAATTTAAACCCTGGGCCGATGATTATTTTTACATTCCTCACAGACAGGAAACGCGTGGCATAGGTGGTATTTTCTTTGATTACCTTAAACCGACAGATACGGCCCATAAAGCGGATCTATTTGCCTTTGTACAGGATGTGGGCAACGCATTTGCACCAATTTACACGCACTTTATGAAGCAGAATCGGGATCTACCATTTGGCGAACGAGAGAAAGACTGGCAACTGCTACGTCGGGGGCGCTACGTAGAATTCAATCTGGTTTGGGACCGGGGAACAAAATTTGGTCTCGAAACCAACGGCCGTACCGAGTCTATCCTGATGAGTATGCCGCCACAAGCCAACTGGATCTATGATTTTCGAACCGAAGCTGGTAGTCAGGAAGAAAAAACGGTACGTCAACTTCAAAAAGGGATCAACTGGGTGTAA